A portion of the Lysinibacillus timonensis genome contains these proteins:
- a CDS encoding McrB family protein, translating to MTAYYVSKDDVLQSIEYFKNLNIDNDAMLPAYLLTKHLGISLRRPVKFVSLDSNEKANILKAIWLLGGLQGKNEIGKKRSVLFPNAFKSGEILASDFYQAGTDFSGLVGRVKDTIEKKNINVSLFVDNNKQLTLSRRYKDIIDEHYLKGGKISLKHFACWVFRFVDLEFQKTPDNYEFTRVISKAIKNFFKISKNDFLWLFEDDILSGSISPSSTSISSSDVRDAFTFKSGDEPEIDTTPTVAQEITVDKNQVEKFIQLTGDNPSDEQIYNTLLQTKQIVLTGVPGIGKSRFLNNLKSKFHFSEMIQFHANYSYEDFIGGDTIENSSITSKRGRFLEFLETAKNDRNNNYLFIIDELNRGNIAQIFGETILTLDRGYTVSLQKEIDMVKEISIPSNVYIACSMNSSDRNIAFLDLAIRRRFAFIELQPNYELLSTITEYGTYDLGDILKTINTRILNTLGKEELLLGHSYFLSDFVKANGKYVWTDETLHRQFNFVILPTLREYTFSNQNAIVTILGEPLSSGLIELEDFVEAFGEEFGKN from the coding sequence ATGACAGCGTATTATGTTTCAAAAGATGACGTTCTACAGTCAATAGAATATTTTAAAAACCTAAATATCGATAATGATGCTATGTTACCAGCGTATTTATTAACAAAGCATTTAGGTATATCTCTAAGGAGGCCTGTAAAATTTGTAAGCCTTGATTCCAATGAAAAAGCAAATATATTAAAGGCGATATGGCTGCTAGGTGGCTTACAAGGGAAAAATGAAATTGGAAAAAAAAGATCGGTTCTGTTTCCTAATGCCTTTAAGTCTGGTGAAATCTTAGCAAGTGATTTCTATCAAGCAGGTACTGATTTTTCTGGTTTAGTTGGCCGTGTTAAGGATACTATTGAAAAGAAAAATATCAATGTATCACTTTTTGTAGATAATAATAAACAATTGACTTTATCCAGAAGGTACAAAGATATTATCGATGAACATTATCTCAAAGGTGGGAAAATTTCTTTAAAACATTTTGCCTGTTGGGTTTTTCGTTTTGTTGATTTGGAATTTCAAAAAACACCTGATAACTATGAATTTACTCGAGTCATAAGCAAAGCTATTAAAAACTTTTTCAAAATAAGTAAAAATGACTTTCTCTGGTTATTTGAGGATGATATTTTAAGTGGTTCTATTAGTCCATCATCTACATCTATTTCATCATCTGATGTAAGAGATGCATTTACATTTAAATCTGGTGATGAGCCTGAAATTGATACTACACCTACTGTTGCTCAAGAAATAACAGTAGATAAGAATCAAGTTGAAAAATTCATACAACTAACTGGTGATAATCCAAGCGATGAACAAATATATAATACTTTGTTACAGACAAAACAAATTGTTCTGACGGGTGTTCCTGGAATTGGAAAATCGAGATTTTTAAATAATTTAAAAAGTAAATTCCATTTTTCAGAAATGATTCAGTTCCATGCAAACTATTCTTATGAAGACTTTATTGGCGGAGATACAATAGAAAATTCATCCATTACTTCTAAACGGGGAAGATTCTTAGAATTTTTAGAAACTGCAAAGAATGATAGGAATAATAATTATTTATTTATTATAGATGAATTAAATCGTGGCAATATTGCACAGATATTTGGTGAAACAATATTAACTCTAGATCGAGGTTACACTGTCAGTTTACAGAAAGAAATAGATATGGTTAAAGAAATTTCAATACCTAGTAATGTATATATTGCTTGTTCAATGAACTCGAGTGATAGAAATATCGCATTTCTTGATTTAGCAATTAGGAGACGATTTGCCTTTATAGAGTTGCAACCAAATTATGAATTACTTTCAACAATAACCGAATATGGGACATATGATTTAGGTGATATATTAAAAACAATTAATACTAGAATTTTGAATACACTAGGAAAAGAAGAATTATTACTTGGACATTCTTATTTTTTATCAGATTTTGTAAAAGCGAACGGTAAGTATGTATGGACAGATGAAACTCTTCATAGACAATTTAATTTTGTTATACTTCCGACATTACGAGAATATACATTTTCAAATCAAAATGCCATAGTTACTATTTTAGGTGAGCCATTAAGTAGTGGTTTGATTGAGTTAGAGGATTTCGTGGAAGCGTTTGGAGAAGAATTCGGTAAGAACTAA
- a CDS encoding DNA cytosine methyltransferase, giving the protein MTLSKTKTALLEKPVFVEKIMEPKTQQLEFSFEHTLPDHDKGKTKIRNRNLQTSLNTISLFSGAGGLDLGLIKAGYNVVWANDILKPAIENYRHNIGDIYEGDITQVDASEIPEADVVVGGFPCQPFSSAGNRLGTVDERGNLYLECIRIIEAKHPKIVVFENVRGLLSTKNKDGSKLIDTIIYYLENAGPGYKVNYKLLKASDYGVPQNRFRVIIVGIRNDLDFNYTFPEPLDINPEVLTVGYAISNIPDGTPNQDEVWKLSPQSQKLIRHIPEGGSWKSIPYEFLPERMKRIRDNMKRYHSPNFYRRFAREEINGTITAAATPENSGILHPVENRRYSVREIARIQSFPDDYEFVGDSISSKYKIIGNAVPPKLGEVIGRSIKEQLVQAGYQIL; this is encoded by the coding sequence ATGACGTTATCTAAGACAAAAACTGCATTATTAGAAAAGCCAGTATTTGTAGAAAAGATTATGGAACCAAAAACACAACAATTAGAATTTAGTTTTGAACATACTTTGCCTGATCATGACAAAGGTAAAACCAAAATTAGAAATCGAAATCTACAAACATCACTAAATACAATTTCATTATTTAGTGGTGCAGGTGGATTAGATTTAGGGCTAATAAAAGCTGGATATAATGTAGTTTGGGCAAATGATATTCTTAAACCTGCTATAGAAAATTACCGGCATAATATTGGAGACATATATGAAGGAGATATTACACAAGTTGATGCTAGTGAAATACCAGAAGCGGATGTAGTAGTTGGTGGTTTTCCATGCCAACCATTTTCAAGTGCGGGAAATCGTTTAGGTACAGTTGATGAACGTGGTAACCTATATCTTGAATGTATCCGTATTATTGAAGCTAAACATCCAAAAATAGTAGTATTTGAAAATGTACGTGGGTTGCTTTCAACAAAGAACAAGGATGGTTCAAAATTAATTGATACAATTATTTACTATCTTGAAAATGCAGGTCCTGGGTATAAAGTTAACTATAAATTACTAAAAGCTAGTGACTACGGTGTACCACAAAATCGGTTCCGTGTAATAATTGTTGGAATTAGAAATGATCTAGACTTCAATTATACATTTCCGGAGCCTTTAGATATTAATCCAGAGGTATTAACTGTAGGGTATGCTATAAGTAATATTCCTGATGGTACGCCAAATCAAGACGAGGTATGGAAATTATCTCCACAAAGTCAAAAACTGATTCGTCATATTCCAGAAGGAGGATCTTGGAAAAGTATTCCCTACGAATTCTTACCAGAACGTATGAAACGCATCCGTGATAATATGAAACGTTATCATTCTCCTAATTTTTATCGTCGTTTTGCACGTGAAGAAATCAATGGAACTATTACTGCTGCTGCAACACCTGAAAATAGTGGGATTTTGCATCCTGTTGAAAATAGAAGGTATAGTGTTCGTGAAATTGCTAGAATACAAAGTTTCCCAGATGATTATGAGTTTGTTGGAGATTCTATTTCATCCAAATATAAAATTATTGGTAATGCAGTTCCACCGAAGCTTGGGGAAGTAATTGGCCGTTCAATTAAAGAACAACTAGTTCAAGCTGGATATCAAATATTATAG